Proteins co-encoded in one Ictalurus punctatus breed USDA103 chromosome 18, Coco_2.0, whole genome shotgun sequence genomic window:
- the cd248b gene encoding endosialin: MPVKQRMDAEAEVEQSLRKMCCAAYIFLFLTVLLICLPQGILGQNLQEQDGLCNAEGCYSVHVQRKTFRESWRSCKDRGGNLAVVKRPEEAALIQDLLKAGERQGPRPRLRLWIGLQRQPRQCSAIRPLRGFTWITGDQDTEYTNWQREELPGACTAPRCVVITYNTTDKSKSDQNNFKWLDGSCMIAVDGFLCHYTYRGMCLPLQSEGNGPARYTTPFNLLSTLLSHIPYGSVATLPCPDIAKEDQSVLCMLHEDGRVGWSKDAPLCSDAPKDWCEQDNGGCEHYCVNADSHYYCECSEDFKIGDNGQSCQPLDPCHGADCEFDCEPSPGGYRCKCPEGYLLSQNGLNCIDIDECQQHPCPHVCINAPGTFECRCNEGYQLSEFGECLDVNECNEGKCEHSCENSPGSYICLCHEGFSPVPDDPERCEDIDECQLTGTCEHICDNYEGGFECSCEAGYELQQDEYSCLPTKDMVEQYPTAEPVHPTTLVWDESGNTPDIVTDNIPLEWLTEPSSIDWLPTGLDWFTDIAQEYYVTSPEPGWTEQTPNSPTSDWLKDATTSNIPADSNAKDEKKQWLDESRILSQGEDHLPSTLPPNRNGDADRITPLTHQILEGSLPSASSQEQNPGGKKKQDRSWLLVALLVPLCVFMVVMLALGIVYCTSCAVEPRNKNVTDCYSWTTNSKPAETKAAKSQA; this comes from the coding sequence atGCCAGTTAAACAAAGGATGGATGCAGAGGCAGAGGTAGAACAGTCTCTGAGAAAGATGTGCTGTGCtgcatacatttttcttttccttacaGTGCTATTGATTTGCCTGCCTCAGGGAATTTTGGGTCAGAACTTGCAGGAACAGGATGGTTTGTGCAACGCTGAAGGATGCTACTCAGTTCACGTCCAACGCAAGACTTTCCGGGAGTCCTGGAGAAGTTGCAAGGATAGAGGGGGCAATCTGGCTGTGGTGAAGCGACCAGAGGAAGCAGCATTGATCCAGGATCTGCTGAAGGCTGGGGAGCGTCAAGGTCCTCGCCCCAGGCTCAGGCTCTGGATCGGTCTCCAGAGACAGCCTCGACAGTGCTCAGCCATACGTCCTCTGAGGGGTTTCACCTGGATCACAGGAGATCAAGACACGGAGTACACTAACTGGCAACGTGAGGAATTACCAGGTGCATGTACTGCCCCTCGTTGTGTGGTCATTACCTACAATACTACAGACAAGAGTAAAAGTGACCAAAACAACTTTAAGTGGCTGGATGGCTCATGCATGATTGCTGTGGATGGTTTCTTGTGTCACTACACATACCGAGGGATGTGTCTACCTCTGCAGAGTGAAGGAAACGGACCTGCACGCTACACCACCCCTTTCAACCTGCTCAGTACCCTGCTCTCCCATATCCCCTACGGATCTGTGGCCACTCTACCTTGTCCAGACATCGCCAAAGAAGATCAGTCAGTGCTCTGTATGCTACATGAGGATGGAAGAGTTGGATGGTCCAAGGATGCACCTCTTTGTTCCGATGCTCCAAAGGACTGGTGTGAGCAAGACAATGGAGGTTGTGAGCACTACTGTGTGAATGCAGATTCTCACTATTACTGTGAGTGTTCAGAGGATTTCAAGATAGGTGACAATGGGCAAAGCTGCCAGCCCTTGGATCCATGTCATGGTGCTGACTGTGAGTTTGACTGTGAGCCCAGTCCTGGGGGATACCGCTGCAAGTGTCCAGAGGGGTACCTCCTCTCACAGAATGGTCTAAATTGCATTGATATTGATGAGTGCCAACAACATCCATGCCCCCACGTCTGCATCAATGCACCAGGAACGTTTGAGTGCCGCTGCAATGAGGGCTATCAGCTGTCTGAGTTTGGTGAGTGCTTAGATGTAAATGAATGCAATGAAGGCAAATGTGAGCACTCCTGTGAGAACTCCCCAGGAAGCTATATATGTCTCTGTCATGAAGGATTCTCCCCTGTACCTGATGATCCAGAGCGGTGTGAAGATATCGATGAGTGTCAACTCACTGGCACTTGTGAGCATATATGTGACAATTATGAAGGTGGATTTGAGTGTAGCTGTGAAGCAGGCTATGAGTTGCAGCAGGATGAGTATTCATGTTTGCCTACCAAAGACATGGTTGAGCAATACCCAACTGCTGAACCGGTTCATCCAACAACACTTGTTTGGGATGAATCTGGTAACACACCTGACATAGTGACTGATAATATTCCTCTGGAGTGGCTTACTGAACCTTCAAGCATAGACTGGCTTCCCACAGGGTTAGACTGGTTTACAGACATAGCACAAGAGTACTATGTTACCTCGCCAGAACCTGGCTGGACAGAGCAAACCCCCAATTCCCCAACATCAGATTGGTTAAAGGATGCTACGACATCAAATATACCAGCTGATTCAAATGCTAAGGATGAAAAAAAACAGTGGTTggatgagagcagaatattatCACAAGGTGAAGACCACTTACCTTCAACTCTTCCACCAAACAGGAATGGGGATGCTGATAGGATCACTCCTTTGACACATCAAATCCTTGAGGGTAGTTTGCCATCCGCCTCCAGCCAAGAGCAGAATCCAGGTGGCAAAAAGAAGCAAGACAGAAGCTGGTTGCTAGTAGCACTACTAGTTCCTCTCTGTGTCTTTATGGTAGTCATGCTAGCATTGGGCATTGTGTACTGTACAAGCTGTGCTGTTGAGCCACGCAACAAAAATGTGACAGACTGTTACAGCTGGACCACCAACTCCAAACCTGCTGAAACAAAAGCTGCAAAATCACAGGCCTGA